In Siniperca chuatsi isolate FFG_IHB_CAS linkage group LG20, ASM2008510v1, whole genome shotgun sequence, the following proteins share a genomic window:
- the si:ch211-28p3.4 gene encoding E3 ubiquitin-protein ligase TRIM39 isoform X2, whose product MNSKEMLLKHQQHLQRQRDAIAYRMKKLAAKQVEITKKTNAAKEKIRKKYEDMKRVLDEDLRITLNQLDTEHEATEKLVEERIEDCYHLTQELDQELSNIGAQVKTQEIDSQNAETEKRIAETLKLTDPDLIQMDEFKSEQLLSLTINLLLFIRSQVPVTKKLFQSYSADVVLDADTAHPKLIISPKGDSATYTDTWQDVPETLSRFDTTLNVVSQQGFSEGRQYWEVEVSGKTYWELGLTYPCIPRKGREEDSWLGRGKESWCVEYFNGDYTAWHGGVQHELPLLAGKQFTRIGVYCSFPGGLVCFLGADTMTPLHCFCAGTFTDTLHQALCPGHDNEGTNWKSLKICDVSQSAPVL is encoded by the exons atgaatagcAAG GAAATGCTTCTAAAACATCAGCAGCAcctgcagagacaaagagatgcAATCGCCTACAGGATGAAGAAGCTGGCAGCTAAGCAGGTGGAGATAACA AAAAAGACCAATGCAGCAAAGGAGAAAATCAGGAAAAAGTATGAGGACATGAAGCGGGTTCTGGATGAGGATCTCCGGATCACACTGAACCAACTGGACACTGAGCACGAGGCCACAGAGAAGTTAGTGGAGGAGAGGATAGAGGACTGCTACCACCTCACTCAGGAACTGGACCAGGAACTGTCCAACATTGGTGCCCAGGTGAAAACACAAGAAATTGACAGTCAG Aatgctgaaacagaaaaaag AATAGCTGAGACTCTGAAGTTGACTGACCCTGACCTGATTCAGATGGATGAGTTCAAGAGCGAACAACTACTGAGTCTTACCATCAACCTGCTGCTGTTCATCAGATCCCAGGTCCCTGTCACCAAGAAACTGTTTCAGAGCT ATTCTGCAGATGTTGTCCTTGACGCTGACACTGCCCACCCCAAGCTGATCATCTCTCCCAAGGGCGACTCAGCCACCTACACCGATACCTGGCAGGATGTCCCAGAGACTCTCTCCCGCTTTGACACCACCTTAAATGTAGTCAGCCAGCAAGGCTTCAGCGAGGGCCGCCAGtactgggaggtggaggtgaGTGGGAAGACATACTGGGAGCTGGGGCTCACCTACCCATGCATCCCACGCAAGGGCCGCGAGGAGGACTCCTGGCTGGGCCGAGGCAAAGAATCTTGGTGTGTGGAATACTTTAATGGAGACTACACAGCCTGGCATGGTGGTGTCCAGCATGAGCTGCCTCTGCTGGCAGGAAAACAGTTCACTCGCATCGGGGTATACTGCAGCTTCCCTGGGGGTTTGGTGTGCTTTCTAGGAGCTGATACCATGACCCCCCTCCACTGCTTCTGCGCTGGGACCTTCACCGACACCCTACATCAAGCATTATGTCCTGGTCATGACAACGAAGGCACAAACTGGAAGTCCCTAAAGATCTGCGATGTGTCCCAATCAGCTCCTGTTCTCTGA
- the casp7 gene encoding caspase-7 isoform X1, giving the protein MAGESAEPTELGGEVEERKLTGDETDAKPDRRGRFLLFGSKKNKDGQTREQDYSSESHYRIVSPTFQYKMSHQRVGKCIIINNKNFDEKTGMNVRNGTDRDAGELFKCFKSLGFDVFIYNDQTCEKMECLLKEASEEDHSDSSCFACILLSHGEEGMIYGTDGAMPIKTMTSMFRGDMCKSLVGKPKLFFIQVIVEKATQDHNEMSFHLLHQACRGSEFDDGIQTDSGPPNDTLETDANPRHKIPVEADFLFAYSTVPGYYSWRNPGRGSWFVQALCNVLNEFGKQLEIMQILTRVNYMVATSFESWSEDPRFSEKKQIPCVVSMLTKELYFN; this is encoded by the exons ATGGCTGGAGAATCTGCTGAGCCAACTGAACTTGGAGGTGAAGTTGAGGAAAGGAAGCTGACAGGAGACGAGACAGACGCCAAACCTGACCGCAGAGGGAGATTTCTTCTGTTTGGGAG TAAGAAGAATAAGGATGGCCAGACGCGAGAGCAGGACTACTCTTCTGAAAGCCATTACAGAATTGTTTCACCAACATTCCAGTATAAGATGAGCCACCAGCGAGTGGGCAAGTgtatcatcatcaacaacaaaaactttgATGAAAAGACAG GGATGAATGTACGCAATGGCACAGACCGAGACGCAGGTGAGCTGTTCAAATGCTTCAAGAGCCTGGGCTTCGATGTCTTCATCTACAATGATCAGACATGTGAGAAGATGGAGTGTCTTCTCAAAGAGG CCTCGGAGGAAGACCATAGTGACAGCTCGTGTTTCGCCTGTATCCTGCTAAGCCACGGTGAGGAGGGCATGATCTACGGAACAGACGGAGCCATGCCCATCAAGACCATGACCTCAATGTTCAGGGGGGACATGTGCAAAAGCTTAGTCGGAAAGCCAAAGCTCTTCTTCATCCAG GTCATCGTTGAGAAAGCTACTCAGGATCACAATGAAATGTCATTTCATTTACTTCACCAGGCTTGCCGGGGTTCCGAATTTGATGATGGTATACAGACAGATTCAGGTCCGCCAAACGATACCTTGGAGACAGATGCTAATCCAAGACATAAGATCCCTGTAGAGGCAGATTTCCTGTTTGCCTACTCCACTGTGCCAg GGTATTACTCATGGAGAAATCCTGGGCGTGGCTCTTGGTTTGTCCAGGCACTCTGCAACGTCCTCAACGAGTTTGGCAAGCAGCTGGAGATAATGCAGATCCTGACACGGGTCAACTATATGGTGGCCACCAGCTTTGAGTCCTGGTCTGAAGACCCACGCTTCAGTGAGAAGAAGCAGATTCCCTGCGTGGTCTCTATGCTGACGAAAGAACTGTATTTCAACTGA
- the si:ch211-28p3.4 gene encoding E3 ubiquitin-protein ligase TRIM39 isoform X1, producing MNSKVGGKATNEEMLLKHQQHLQRQRDAIAYRMKKLAAKQVEITKKTNAAKEKIRKKYEDMKRVLDEDLRITLNQLDTEHEATEKLVEERIEDCYHLTQELDQELSNIGAQVKTQEIDSQNAETEKRIAETLKLTDPDLIQMDEFKSEQLLSLTINLLLFIRSQVPVTKKLFQSYSADVVLDADTAHPKLIISPKGDSATYTDTWQDVPETLSRFDTTLNVVSQQGFSEGRQYWEVEVSGKTYWELGLTYPCIPRKGREEDSWLGRGKESWCVEYFNGDYTAWHGGVQHELPLLAGKQFTRIGVYCSFPGGLVCFLGADTMTPLHCFCAGTFTDTLHQALCPGHDNEGTNWKSLKICDVSQSAPVL from the exons atgaatagcAAGGTAGGAGGGAAGGCCACGAATGAA GAAATGCTTCTAAAACATCAGCAGCAcctgcagagacaaagagatgcAATCGCCTACAGGATGAAGAAGCTGGCAGCTAAGCAGGTGGAGATAACA AAAAAGACCAATGCAGCAAAGGAGAAAATCAGGAAAAAGTATGAGGACATGAAGCGGGTTCTGGATGAGGATCTCCGGATCACACTGAACCAACTGGACACTGAGCACGAGGCCACAGAGAAGTTAGTGGAGGAGAGGATAGAGGACTGCTACCACCTCACTCAGGAACTGGACCAGGAACTGTCCAACATTGGTGCCCAGGTGAAAACACAAGAAATTGACAGTCAG Aatgctgaaacagaaaaaag AATAGCTGAGACTCTGAAGTTGACTGACCCTGACCTGATTCAGATGGATGAGTTCAAGAGCGAACAACTACTGAGTCTTACCATCAACCTGCTGCTGTTCATCAGATCCCAGGTCCCTGTCACCAAGAAACTGTTTCAGAGCT ATTCTGCAGATGTTGTCCTTGACGCTGACACTGCCCACCCCAAGCTGATCATCTCTCCCAAGGGCGACTCAGCCACCTACACCGATACCTGGCAGGATGTCCCAGAGACTCTCTCCCGCTTTGACACCACCTTAAATGTAGTCAGCCAGCAAGGCTTCAGCGAGGGCCGCCAGtactgggaggtggaggtgaGTGGGAAGACATACTGGGAGCTGGGGCTCACCTACCCATGCATCCCACGCAAGGGCCGCGAGGAGGACTCCTGGCTGGGCCGAGGCAAAGAATCTTGGTGTGTGGAATACTTTAATGGAGACTACACAGCCTGGCATGGTGGTGTCCAGCATGAGCTGCCTCTGCTGGCAGGAAAACAGTTCACTCGCATCGGGGTATACTGCAGCTTCCCTGGGGGTTTGGTGTGCTTTCTAGGAGCTGATACCATGACCCCCCTCCACTGCTTCTGCGCTGGGACCTTCACCGACACCCTACATCAAGCATTATGTCCTGGTCATGACAACGAAGGCACAAACTGGAAGTCCCTAAAGATCTGCGATGTGTCCCAATCAGCTCCTGTTCTCTGA
- the casp7 gene encoding caspase-7 isoform X3: MQSGVALNDEPSKKNKDGQTREQDYSSESHYRIVSPTFQYKMSHQRVGKCIIINNKNFDEKTGMNVRNGTDRDAGELFKCFKSLGFDVFIYNDQTCEKMECLLKEASEEDHSDSSCFACILLSHGEEGMIYGTDGAMPIKTMTSMFRGDMCKSLVGKPKLFFIQVIVEKATQDHNEMSFHLLHQACRGSEFDDGIQTDSGPPNDTLETDANPRHKIPVEADFLFAYSTVPGYYSWRNPGRGSWFVQALCNVLNEFGKQLEIMQILTRVNYMVATSFESWSEDPRFSEKKQIPCVVSMLTKELYFN; encoded by the exons ATGCAGAGTGGCGTAGCGCTTAATGACGAACCCAG TAAGAAGAATAAGGATGGCCAGACGCGAGAGCAGGACTACTCTTCTGAAAGCCATTACAGAATTGTTTCACCAACATTCCAGTATAAGATGAGCCACCAGCGAGTGGGCAAGTgtatcatcatcaacaacaaaaactttgATGAAAAGACAG GGATGAATGTACGCAATGGCACAGACCGAGACGCAGGTGAGCTGTTCAAATGCTTCAAGAGCCTGGGCTTCGATGTCTTCATCTACAATGATCAGACATGTGAGAAGATGGAGTGTCTTCTCAAAGAGG CCTCGGAGGAAGACCATAGTGACAGCTCGTGTTTCGCCTGTATCCTGCTAAGCCACGGTGAGGAGGGCATGATCTACGGAACAGACGGAGCCATGCCCATCAAGACCATGACCTCAATGTTCAGGGGGGACATGTGCAAAAGCTTAGTCGGAAAGCCAAAGCTCTTCTTCATCCAG GTCATCGTTGAGAAAGCTACTCAGGATCACAATGAAATGTCATTTCATTTACTTCACCAGGCTTGCCGGGGTTCCGAATTTGATGATGGTATACAGACAGATTCAGGTCCGCCAAACGATACCTTGGAGACAGATGCTAATCCAAGACATAAGATCCCTGTAGAGGCAGATTTCCTGTTTGCCTACTCCACTGTGCCAg GGTATTACTCATGGAGAAATCCTGGGCGTGGCTCTTGGTTTGTCCAGGCACTCTGCAACGTCCTCAACGAGTTTGGCAAGCAGCTGGAGATAATGCAGATCCTGACACGGGTCAACTATATGGTGGCCACCAGCTTTGAGTCCTGGTCTGAAGACCCACGCTTCAGTGAGAAGAAGCAGATTCCCTGCGTGGTCTCTATGCTGACGAAAGAACTGTATTTCAACTGA
- the casp7 gene encoding caspase-7 isoform X2 translates to MAGESAEPTELGGEVEERKLTGDETDAKPDRRGRFLLFGSKKNKDGQTREQDYSSESHYRIVSPTFQYKMSHQRVGKCIIINNKNFDEKTGMNVRNGTDRDAGELFKCFKSLGFDVFIYNDQTCEKMECLLKEASEEDHSDSSCFACILLSHGEEGMIYGTDGAMPIKTMTSMFRGDMCKSLVGKPKLFFIQACRGSEFDDGIQTDSGPPNDTLETDANPRHKIPVEADFLFAYSTVPGYYSWRNPGRGSWFVQALCNVLNEFGKQLEIMQILTRVNYMVATSFESWSEDPRFSEKKQIPCVVSMLTKELYFN, encoded by the exons ATGGCTGGAGAATCTGCTGAGCCAACTGAACTTGGAGGTGAAGTTGAGGAAAGGAAGCTGACAGGAGACGAGACAGACGCCAAACCTGACCGCAGAGGGAGATTTCTTCTGTTTGGGAG TAAGAAGAATAAGGATGGCCAGACGCGAGAGCAGGACTACTCTTCTGAAAGCCATTACAGAATTGTTTCACCAACATTCCAGTATAAGATGAGCCACCAGCGAGTGGGCAAGTgtatcatcatcaacaacaaaaactttgATGAAAAGACAG GGATGAATGTACGCAATGGCACAGACCGAGACGCAGGTGAGCTGTTCAAATGCTTCAAGAGCCTGGGCTTCGATGTCTTCATCTACAATGATCAGACATGTGAGAAGATGGAGTGTCTTCTCAAAGAGG CCTCGGAGGAAGACCATAGTGACAGCTCGTGTTTCGCCTGTATCCTGCTAAGCCACGGTGAGGAGGGCATGATCTACGGAACAGACGGAGCCATGCCCATCAAGACCATGACCTCAATGTTCAGGGGGGACATGTGCAAAAGCTTAGTCGGAAAGCCAAAGCTCTTCTTCATCCAG GCTTGCCGGGGTTCCGAATTTGATGATGGTATACAGACAGATTCAGGTCCGCCAAACGATACCTTGGAGACAGATGCTAATCCAAGACATAAGATCCCTGTAGAGGCAGATTTCCTGTTTGCCTACTCCACTGTGCCAg GGTATTACTCATGGAGAAATCCTGGGCGTGGCTCTTGGTTTGTCCAGGCACTCTGCAACGTCCTCAACGAGTTTGGCAAGCAGCTGGAGATAATGCAGATCCTGACACGGGTCAACTATATGGTGGCCACCAGCTTTGAGTCCTGGTCTGAAGACCCACGCTTCAGTGAGAAGAAGCAGATTCCCTGCGTGGTCTCTATGCTGACGAAAGAACTGTATTTCAACTGA